In the genome of Hevea brasiliensis isolate MT/VB/25A 57/8 chromosome 14, ASM3005281v1, whole genome shotgun sequence, the window tcccaaatataaacggcactctgccgaaaatttttcaaaatttacgtaaaataaaaatgtataaaaattttaactattctttaaactttaagtaaatgtttttaatacctgctgtaAAAGTTCACcattttcaaaaagtaagaaaattgttttaaaatcccttgtagtatatttaatgggttatcggtaggtgaagtacagtaattaattagatgtactatgggatcatgttacatcttactaaggggtagggtgtggcaGTTCTCTAGACGTTGATGGAGCATCGGCTATATGCCAAGTCtctaagtgtgagttttggctaaagagtATATCTTTCTTAGGACATATAATGATAGAGAATGGAATTGAAATGGATCCTAAAAAGGTAAAAGTAGTGTTGGATTGGCCAAGGCCAACCATAGTAATGGAGATCAAGAGTTTCCTAGGTATGGGtggctattataggagatttgcaCCTGATTTCTATaaaatagctgctccaatggctAGGTTAACTCAAAAGAATAGAAAGTTTGATTAGAGTGATGAATGTGAGGAGAGCTtttagaagcttaaggagtgtttgATTTCAGCACCAGTGCTAGCTCTAACTATATGCAGTCAGGATTTCACTGTCTATTGTGATGCCTTCATAGTGGATTTGGGATGTGTTCTCATACAGAAGAGAAGAGTAATagtttatgcttcaagacagttgAAGAAGAATGAAGCTAATTATCCCCCTCATGACTTAGAAATAGTGGCAGTAGTTTTTACCCTAAAGATGTGGAGACATTATCTTTATGGAGCAAAATGAGAGATCTTCACATACCACAAGAGTCTCTAATGCATATTTAAGTAGAAAAGTTGAATATCAGATAAAAAAGATGGGTAGAACTGCTCAGTGATTATGACTGTACAATTAATACCATTCAAAAAAAACAAATGTTATTATAAATGCCCTCAGCCAGAAATCATTGGCAGTTTGGCACATACCTTTATAGAAAGATGGCCTATCTTAAAAGAGTTGCACCAGTTGATTGGAGAATGGTTGCAACTAGAGTTATCAGCCAAGGGTACCTAGATAGCTCAGATGAAGGTGATACTAGTGtacctaaggaaaataatagagaaATAGCATGAGGACCCTGAGTTGGTGAAAATAGCATAGCAGTGCAAAAAGGGAAGAACAGTGAGTTTCATTTCGGTGGAAAAGGAATGTTAAGATACAGTAACAGATTATGTGTACCAAATGACAACCAAGTCAAGGGACACATTAAGAAGGAAGCTCATAATGCTAAGTATAGTGTGCACCCTGGAGCCACCAAAATGTATCAAGATTTAAAGGCGTACTGGTAGCCTTCCATGAAAAAGGAGATTACACAGTTTGTGACTACTTATGAGGTGTGACAGAGAATGAAGCTAGAGCATCAAAAGCTAACAATAATGCTCAACCCACTATCCATTCCAGAGTAGAAATGGGAAAATGTGGCATGGATTTTGTTGTGGGATTACCAGTCGCTTCCAACAAACATGACTCGATATGGACTATAGTGGATAAGTTGACCAAGATGGCTTACTTCATTCCTATTAGAGCTAACTACTTTGTGAATAAGTTGGCTCAGGTGTACGTGGTAGAGATGATAAAGTTACATAGAGCTCTAGTAGCAATAGTCTCTAACAAAGGACCAAAGTTCACATCAAGGTTTTAGAGCTGTCTTCAAAATGAATTAGGCGCCAGGTTAGACTTCAGCATGGCCTTTCATCCTCAAATAGATAGACAGTCAAAAAGAACCATACAAactttggaggatatgctgagaatgtCTGTACTTAACTTTGGTGGATCATGAAAAAAGTACCTTCCCCTAGTTGAGTTTGCATATGACAACAACTATCACTCTAGTATCAGAATGGCACCATATAAAgctctatatgggaggaaatgtaggtcTCCTATGTGTTGAGAAGAAGTTGGTGAAAGAGCTTTAGTAGGAATAGAGTCGGTAAAAGTTACCAATCAAGCCATGCCCTTAATTAGGGCAAGGTTGAAGATAACAACCAGTAAACAAAAAAGTTATGCAGCTCTTTGTAAGAGAGAAGTGATTTTTCAGGAAGGAGATATAGTGCTTCTGAAGGTATCTGTGACTGTAACAgcctgatccttctccagttagtattgtccgctttggcccatgggcctcacggatttgtcccttgggaggtttcattcccaaaagcgcgctgaccaggtgaggaaggctcccacatatatggcccaaatcttttcttcccgtttccgatgtgggacacgaagtttccaccccagtgcgtagctggttgaacaagcacgtcccaaccccatccctgggtcgtgacaagcccaccagcttccgcctggtgcgtcctcgcaccacacaccgtactagagggagtccagctctgataccaaattgtaacagcctgatccttctccagttagtattgtccgctttggcccataggcctcacggatttgtcccttgggaggtttcattcccaaaagcgcgctgaccaggtgaggaaggctcccacatatatggcccaaatcttttcttcccgtttccgatgtgggacacgaagtttccaccccagtgcgtagctggttgaacaagcacgtcccaaccccatccctgggtcgtgacagtgacaccctttacccgtgtacagtatacccgaataagtaatgccacacggtgtactggcacactctaatataccttacttaatttgtgtcatgcttttgaaactaatttatgaaatatgatttatttaagccatttatcaaaattattatttatttggggttccgaaaattttaaagaaaatccggcggagtaccggctaaaaatggagaaaacagttcttcggaacctgttaaaaacacttccaaataatttccaaacaattccaacttcaatttatcaacaaaatctcaatattaagatctcaacatcatttcaattccagttctcaatcatccatcacatgtgatgattacatataaatcacaagtaaacatttacatttccattcacaagtacaattttcataatttacataaacatcaatatacattacacaagtttaattacatatgagaaaaacaaagttaagttacaaaatgtcaaaatgacacctaatgtcctaccaatgcactgcagaagttgaggtgacacggacactgtgcaggactgcaggatggactcacccagtctgcggtctactgggctcacgatctgtatctccagtacctacgcatggcaaaagcaacgcgctaagcaataatgcttagtggtgcaataatataataaaagaaaatagcaagaaatttaatgtgtagtgaatgtatatgttttatttgtttggtatttgtatatcatttactttgtccacttttattcatttggttgccccaagtaacctacactcgacgactggactggataacgggtaaactagcactgggtatctaatacctcgggccgtcacaccatcggtcgcatatgcatcacccggtgtgcaacagaacagctaccaagctgtaagtaatctcaggcacaaggccaagtctcaatgcaaggtcagatggctaaaagccataaaatcacagaatggcatattgccatgtgcagtactgctaactgaaccctattggcatgccaaactatccaaaccaatcttgttaggtatactagggcatttgaaacttttaaattcttcaatttgtgaatttcaaatttttagtgtcactattcatcttattggtcaacaaaaatattgacttttagaataaaaatatgtacattgactttggcactcccaacataccacatttggcattccaaacttgttagcattaagcatttataccatttcaaagtttaaatcaacacaagcagaattttcagtttttgtgagtcaatttcactgttccattggacactgttgctgtgggaatttgaagaaatttcaaACATgacagttgttccttattttgtctagttgaatttccttttttgaatccctccatttggagttctgtaactccagatatggtccaaaaaccacagctggtcggattcccattctgcagaaattaccatatctacagtaacatgaacagtgacttccactgccatttgggttaggttctggccataatttggggtaggttccttcatgaaagttgtttttctatgtcttaacttattgctgtaaaaatttcaggtcaattgaccatatctacagtgagttatggccaaatgaacagttactgttcatttggtcaattctgcagaatcagttgcagggtatccggattggggccaagttttggtccttttactttggtcttttgggcatggtttcttcagaaaaaatgtgccattttaagcc includes:
- the LOC131172942 gene encoding uncharacterized protein LOC131172942 is translated as MAYLKRVAPVDWRMVATRVISQGYLDSSDEENEARASKANNNAQPTIHSRVEMGKCGMDFVVGLPVASNKHDSIWTIVDKLTKMAYFIPIRANYFVNKLAQVYVVEMIKLHRALVAIVSNKGPKFTSRF